In the Mycoplasma zalophi genome, one interval contains:
- a CDS encoding MAG4270 family putative restriction endonuclease, protein MTNNLSYWTFEIETSNYKKNTKSSHFFAEMTIIFDKNTLVIYYYFFKIKSVCIDTLTTKSWFSKNSTFLKRQNLFNLLKIKQNVRELSSQHSLVCFTEKNNPNEIKIINDFIDKNIHNITIKGLKSLFSGNNPTGEVSNPASAPIVLSNPEKNFNKNFAIFFENYCLKKTFKQRDVINFKTLITKELITKENYFLKILNNEDFQELNNFIFQLGKTKEKEFGKKIVKKIREFVNIDQINKLVLYERRQYIQKVENIKVFDVFSNSSTSNKCHIFPVYAIRNKMIQKSIENRYKDNETRMKEIIKISKNISDKDNYLNLDPTWHAFFDKNYFSYDENRGTMILVNNEIMEQEIQKYEMIFKKIQQIPSQHLNSQRKKFLKLRNKELQI, encoded by the coding sequence ATGACAAATAACCTAAGTTATTGAACATTTGAAATTGAAACTAGCAATTACAAAAAAAACACAAAATCATCACATTTTTTTGCAGAAATGACAATAATTTTTGATAAAAATACACTTGTAATTTATTATTATTTTTTTAAGATAAAATCTGTTTGTATCGATACTTTAACTACTAAAAGTTGATTTTCAAAAAATTCAACTTTCTTAAAAAGACAAAATTTATTTAATTTACTAAAAATAAAACAAAATGTAAGAGAACTCTCCTCACAACACTCTCTAGTTTGTTTTACAGAAAAAAACAACCCAAATGAAATTAAAATAATTAATGATTTTATTGATAAAAATATACACAATATTACTATAAAAGGTTTAAAATCATTATTTTCTGGAAATAATCCTACTGGTGAGGTTTCAAATCCTGCATCAGCCCCTATTGTATTAAGTAATCCAGAAAAAAACTTTAACAAAAATTTTGCTATTTTCTTTGAAAATTACTGTTTAAAAAAGACTTTTAAACAAAGAGATGTAATAAACTTTAAAACTTTAATTACTAAAGAATTAATAACAAAAGAGAATTACTTTTTAAAAATATTAAATAATGAAGATTTTCAGGAATTAAATAATTTTATCTTTCAGTTAGGAAAAACAAAAGAAAAAGAGTTTGGTAAAAAAATAGTAAAAAAAATAAGAGAGTTTGTAAATATAGATCAAATCAATAAACTGGTTTTGTATGAAAGGCGACAATACATACAAAAGGTAGAAAACATTAAGGTGTTTGATGTATTTTCTAACTCATCCACTAGTAATAAATGTCACATTTTTCCTGTTTATGCTATACGTAATAAGATGATTCAAAAATCAATTGAAAATAGATATAAGGATAATGAAACAAGAATGAAAGAAATTATAAAAATTTCAAAAAATATATCTGATAAAGATAATTATCTAAATTTAGACCCAACATGACATGCTTTTTTTGATAAAAACTACTTTTCATATGATGAAAACAGAGGTACCATGATATTGGTAAATAACGAAATTATGGAACAAGAAATTCAAAAATATGAAATGATATTTAAAAAAATACAGCAAATACCTTCACAACATTTAAATAGTCAAAGAAAAAAATTTCTTAAATTAAGAAATAAAGAATTACAAATATAA
- a CDS encoding leucine-rich repeat domain-containing protein: MNTKRTKLLFSLGLLSTITLPIAVVSCGQQTEASNNVASIYFQTNKDKQNIFYNPQTKVLDLSSTKLKEIKAASFSRQALKNIFISDEEFRQQVFNNEEKRILINKIIFPETLEKIEKGAFFDLGLESVDFSKATKLHTIEENAFRDNKIQELSLPQSVTILGKNAFSNNKISNVALPENLKALNSFVFYNNKLTTIDLSHVITVNEFALGANNISELTLPETLTRFALDALDYKEKTQTNKTILDVKNTELRNVLITNDEHHYRIKQ, translated from the coding sequence ATGAATACAAAAAGAACAAAATTATTATTTTCACTTGGTTTATTATCAACTATAACATTACCTATTGCAGTTGTTTCATGTGGTCAACAAACTGAAGCTTCTAATAACGTAGCAAGTATTTATTTTCAAACAAATAAAGACAAACAAAATATTTTTTATAATCCACAAACAAAAGTTTTAGATCTTTCGAGTACAAAATTAAAGGAAATAAAAGCTGCAAGCTTTAGTAGACAAGCATTGAAAAATATTTTTATAAGCGATGAAGAATTTAGACAACAAGTTTTTAACAATGAAGAAAAAAGAATTTTAATTAATAAAATTATTTTTCCTGAAACACTTGAAAAAATTGAAAAAGGAGCATTTTTTGACTTAGGTCTTGAATCTGTAGATTTTTCAAAAGCAACTAAATTACACACCATTGAAGAAAATGCATTTAGAGATAATAAAATACAGGAATTATCATTACCACAATCTGTTACAATTTTAGGTAAAAATGCGTTTTCAAACAACAAAATTTCAAATGTAGCATTACCGGAAAATTTAAAAGCATTAAACAGTTTCGTGTTTTATAATAATAAATTAACAACAATAGATTTATCACATGTAATAACAGTTAATGAATTTGCATTAGGAGCAAACAATATTTCTGAATTAACTTTACCTGAAACATTAACAAGATTTGCGCTAGATGCTTTAGATTATAAAGAAAAGACACAAACTAATAAAACAATATTGGATGTAAAAAACACTGAATTAAGAAATGTTCTTATTACAAATGATGAACACCATTACAGAATAAAACAATAA
- the uvrB gene encoding excinuclease ABC subunit UvrB, which produces MDFQTKKFILHSEFKPTGDQPQAIEKLVQGLNNNKKEQVLLGVTGSGKTFTIANVIAKINRPSLVLSHNKTLASQLYQELKAFFPENRVEYFVSYFDYYRPEAYLPAKDVFIDKTSKNNKELEAMRQRTINALSLRRDTVVVGSVASIYGAFNPQEYRDSFLPIELNMNFDRRDFMIKLIQIGYKRNQLSLDRGDFLTRGDIFEIAPSWTEDFNIRIDFFDSDIEKIATIHPITKEIIQTFKTYTILPASAYATNPDTNKRVISLIEIELEKQLEFFEKENKLLEYQRLKERITNDIDSLSEFGYVNGIENYSRYIDNRQEGEKPYTLLDYLPEDAVIFIDESHMMIPQLNGMYNGDRSRKQTLVEYGFRLPSALDNRPLKFYEFEEYNFQKIFISATPGEYEIKKADGELITQFIRPTGLLDPIIEIHPIQNQIEKIFDELKSQKEKNDRTLILTTTKRNAEELSKYLTSKKIKTAYIHSEFNTFERNTILRKLRKGIYDVVIGINLIREGIDLPEVSLICVLDADKDGLMRNTTSLIQIVGRAARNDHGRVIFFADKISKSMQETIDDNKIKRQIQQEYNKKHNIVPKTIIKPIKEAIENEKLLEEIEDTFVENSKVSKKTKEKKMFDALRKEMKEAAQKMDFEKAAQLRDMILELGGTLE; this is translated from the coding sequence ATGGATTTTCAAACAAAAAAATTTATTTTACACAGTGAATTCAAACCAACTGGCGATCAACCACAAGCAATAGAAAAACTTGTTCAAGGTTTAAATAACAACAAAAAAGAGCAAGTTCTTTTAGGAGTTACAGGAAGTGGAAAAACATTTACTATTGCCAATGTTATTGCAAAAATAAATAGACCTTCACTAGTTTTAAGTCATAATAAAACATTAGCAAGCCAACTCTATCAAGAATTAAAAGCTTTTTTTCCTGAGAATAGAGTTGAATATTTTGTTTCTTATTTTGATTATTATCGGCCAGAAGCATATTTACCTGCTAAAGATGTTTTTATTGATAAAACATCTAAAAACAACAAAGAATTAGAAGCAATGCGTCAAAGAACCATTAATGCATTAAGTTTAAGAAGAGATACAGTTGTTGTTGGTTCTGTTGCTAGTATTTATGGTGCATTTAATCCCCAAGAATATCGTGATTCATTTTTACCAATTGAATTAAATATGAATTTTGACCGTCGTGATTTTATGATTAAACTTATACAAATTGGTTATAAAAGAAATCAACTGTCTTTAGATAGAGGGGATTTTTTGACAAGAGGCGATATTTTTGAAATAGCACCTTCTTGAACTGAAGATTTTAATATTAGAATTGATTTTTTTGATTCAGATATTGAAAAAATAGCCACAATACACCCAATAACTAAAGAAATTATTCAAACTTTTAAAACTTACACCATTCTTCCAGCTAGCGCTTATGCAACTAATCCCGACACTAATAAAAGAGTTATTTCTTTAATTGAAATTGAATTAGAAAAACAATTAGAATTTTTTGAAAAAGAAAATAAATTATTGGAATATCAAAGATTAAAAGAGAGAATAACAAATGATATTGATTCACTTTCTGAATTTGGTTATGTTAATGGAATTGAAAATTATTCACGTTATATAGATAATAGACAGGAAGGAGAAAAACCTTATACTCTTCTTGATTATTTACCTGAAGATGCTGTAATTTTTATCGACGAAAGTCATATGATGATACCACAATTAAATGGAATGTATAATGGTGATAGATCAAGAAAACAAACACTTGTTGAATATGGATTTAGATTACCTAGCGCATTAGATAATAGACCACTTAAATTTTATGAATTTGAAGAATATAATTTTCAGAAAATTTTTATTTCCGCAACTCCTGGTGAATATGAAATAAAAAAAGCAGATGGTGAATTAATTACACAATTTATTCGTCCAACCGGTTTACTTGATCCCATTATTGAAATTCATCCAATCCAAAACCAAATTGAAAAAATATTTGATGAACTTAAATCACAAAAAGAAAAAAATGATCGAACTTTGATTCTTACAACCACTAAAAGAAATGCAGAAGAACTCTCAAAATATTTAACTTCTAAAAAAATTAAAACAGCATATATACACTCAGAATTTAATACTTTTGAAAGAAATACTATTTTAAGGAAATTAAGAAAAGGTATTTATGATGTTGTAATTGGTATTAATTTAATTCGTGAAGGGATAGATTTACCTGAAGTTTCTTTAATTTGTGTACTAGATGCTGATAAAGATGGATTAATGAGAAATACAACTAGTTTAATACAAATAGTTGGCCGTGCAGCAAGAAATGACCATGGTAGAGTAATATTTTTTGCTGATAAAATCTCAAAAAGTATGCAAGAAACAATTGATGATAATAAAATCAAAAGACAAATACAACAAGAATATAACAAAAAACATAATATAGTTCCTAAAACTATTATAAAACCTATTAAAGAGGCAATTGAAAATGAAAAACTGCTTGAAGAAATTGAAGATACTTTTGTAGAAAATAGTAAAGTGTCTAAAAAAACAAAAGAAAAGAAAATGTTTGATGCTTTACGTAAAGAAATGAAAGAAGCTGCGCAAAAAATGGATTTTGAAAAAGCTGCTCAATTAAGGGATATGATTTTAGAACTCGGTGGCACACTAGAATAG
- a CDS encoding lactate/malate family dehydrogenase yields MKKIIVVGLGNVGYTFVNISIARGVEAEWVFVDKNNDITEAHAHDFEDMVSLMPRNNSTFRSGTLADAKGADIAVITASIPMKNMVDRLELAKENTKLMKSFGEGLKEANFKGTVIVAANPCDVMAACIHYTTGLPYKKIISTGTYLDSGRFRKFLAQRLNVSADSVHGYVLAEHGKTAMIAWSNVEVGNVPFKNLIKAKKFTAEEMSEILQKTLAEGLYIYNRKGNTQFGIGTAIYEIMDAVLNNKRQVMTVGVKLPRGYYKSGIYSSIPVIVGENGYEYLPGKLSMTKDEWAAFNSSSDTLATATKESLELVGYPINFE; encoded by the coding sequence ATGAAAAAAATTATCGTAGTAGGATTAGGAAATGTAGGTTATACATTTGTTAATATTTCAATTGCAAGAGGAGTAGAAGCAGAATGAGTTTTTGTTGATAAAAACAACGATATAACAGAAGCACATGCTCACGACTTTGAAGATATGGTTTCTTTAATGCCAAGAAATAATTCAACATTTAGAAGTGGAACTTTAGCAGATGCTAAAGGTGCTGATATTGCGGTTATTACAGCATCAATACCAATGAAAAACATGGTAGACCGTTTAGAACTTGCAAAAGAAAATACTAAATTAATGAAATCATTTGGTGAAGGATTAAAAGAAGCTAACTTTAAAGGTACAGTTATTGTTGCTGCTAACCCTTGTGATGTTATGGCAGCTTGCATTCACTACACAACTGGATTACCATACAAAAAAATTATTTCAACTGGTACATATTTAGACTCAGGAAGATTCAGAAAATTCTTAGCACAAAGACTAAACGTATCAGCAGATTCAGTTCATGGTTATGTATTAGCAGAACACGGAAAAACAGCAATGATCGCTTGATCAAACGTTGAAGTTGGAAATGTTCCATTTAAAAACTTAATAAAAGCTAAAAAATTCACAGCTGAAGAGATGTCTGAAATTCTTCAAAAAACATTAGCTGAAGGTCTATACATTTACAACCGTAAAGGAAATACTCAATTTGGAATTGGAACAGCTATTTATGAAATTATGGACGCTGTTTTAAATAACAAACGTCAAGTTATGACAGTTGGAGTTAAATTACCTCGTGGATACTACAAATCAGGGATTTATTCATCAATTCCAGTAATAGTAGGAGAAAATGGTTATGAATACTTACCAGGTAAATTAAGTATGACCAAAGATGAATGAGCAGCTTTCAATAGTTCATCAGATACACTAGCAACAGCAACAAAAGAATCACTAGAATTAGTTGGTTACCCAATAAATTTTGAATAA
- a CDS encoding ATP-dependent Clp protease ATP-binding subunit, whose protein sequence is MDINWQPNEDNKNPLKEYGRNLIELAKDNKLEPVINRDDEIRRLIRILSRKTKNNPVLVGEPGTGKTAIVEGLARKIVEKQVPDELLNKQLWEIDLASMIAGAMYQGQFEQRIKKLMKIVEESNGNIILFIDEIHMLVGTGKNSSNSTMDAANMFKPLMARGALHLIGATTLDEYRQYIESDPALERRMQKVNVFEPSVEDTITILRGIKERYETFHGVKITDSALVSAANLSARYISDRFLPDKAIDLIDEAAATIKTEINSQPEELDKIMQKIARLEMENAALQTEKQTQIIQEKVFENKKTLEVLKSESDILKKQWQKEKTLINQISNYKDQIDQLKNKLTILQNEGNYTEAAKVLYSDIPNLEKKLQEAEQEINNSEKRLIKEDIDEEEIATIVSKWTNIPVNKLLQTQKTKILNLSQSLKNRIKGQEQAIEAVSKVILRSKAGVSDPRHPIGSFLFLGSTGTGKTELARALANDLFDNDEHLIRLDMSEFMEKHSVSKLIGSPPGYVGFEQGGQLTEKIRQNPYSIILFDEAEKAHPDVLNLLLQILDNGSLTDSRGRNINFKNTIIIMTTNIGSNLINKETINDQQIKTELLKFFKPEFINRIDEIVAFNQLSEEIIKEITELELEKLQIRLQKQLNLKIDFTSNVVNLVSSQAYNSEYGARPIKRYIQNQIENLIAYEIMSKTLEEDQYILIDANQYKVFLEVKNSEIN, encoded by the coding sequence ATGGACATAAATTGACAACCAAATGAAGATAATAAAAACCCATTAAAAGAATATGGAAGAAATTTAATTGAACTAGCAAAAGATAACAAATTAGAACCTGTTATAAACCGTGATGACGAAATCAGAAGATTAATAAGAATATTAAGTAGAAAAACAAAAAACAATCCAGTTTTAGTAGGAGAACCTGGAACCGGTAAAACCGCTATTGTAGAAGGATTAGCAAGAAAAATTGTTGAAAAACAAGTTCCAGATGAACTTCTTAACAAACAATTATGAGAAATTGATTTAGCCTCTATGATAGCCGGCGCTATGTATCAAGGTCAATTTGAACAAAGAATTAAAAAATTAATGAAAATTGTTGAAGAAAGTAATGGAAATATTATTTTATTTATAGATGAAATTCACATGTTGGTAGGAACAGGAAAAAATTCAAGTAATTCAACAATGGATGCTGCAAATATGTTTAAACCTTTAATGGCTCGCGGTGCACTTCATTTGATAGGTGCAACTACTTTAGATGAATATCGTCAATACATAGAATCAGATCCAGCCCTTGAAAGAAGAATGCAAAAAGTTAATGTTTTTGAGCCTAGTGTTGAAGATACAATTACTATCTTAAGGGGAATAAAAGAACGTTATGAAACTTTTCACGGCGTAAAAATTACTGATAGTGCTTTAGTATCTGCTGCAAATTTAAGTGCAAGATATATAAGTGATAGATTTTTACCCGATAAGGCAATTGATTTGATTGATGAAGCAGCTGCAACTATTAAAACAGAAATAAATTCACAACCAGAAGAACTTGATAAAATTATGCAAAAAATTGCAAGACTTGAAATGGAAAATGCTGCTTTACAAACAGAAAAACAAACGCAAATAATTCAAGAAAAAGTATTTGAAAATAAAAAGACATTAGAAGTGCTTAAATCAGAATCAGATATTTTAAAAAAACAATGACAAAAAGAAAAAACTTTAATCAATCAAATTTCAAATTATAAAGATCAAATCGATCAATTAAAAAATAAATTAACTATTTTACAAAACGAAGGCAATTATACTGAAGCAGCAAAAGTTTTATACTCAGATATTCCTAATTTAGAAAAAAAATTACAAGAAGCAGAACAAGAAATTAATAACTCAGAAAAACGATTAATTAAAGAAGATATCGATGAAGAAGAAATTGCAACAATTGTTTCAAAATGAACAAATATTCCTGTAAATAAGTTACTTCAAACTCAAAAAACTAAAATATTGAATCTTTCACAAAGCTTAAAAAATAGAATAAAAGGTCAAGAACAAGCAATCGAAGCAGTATCTAAAGTAATTTTACGTTCAAAAGCGGGTGTTTCTGATCCACGACATCCTATTGGAAGTTTTCTATTTTTAGGTTCAACTGGAACAGGAAAAACAGAATTAGCAAGGGCGCTTGCAAATGATTTGTTTGATAATGATGAACATTTAATAAGACTAGATATGTCAGAATTTATGGAAAAACATTCAGTATCAAAATTAATTGGTTCACCTCCAGGTTATGTAGGTTTTGAACAAGGGGGACAATTAACAGAAAAAATTCGCCAAAATCCTTATTCAATTATTTTGTTTGATGAAGCCGAAAAAGCACATCCCGATGTTTTAAATTTATTGTTGCAAATTTTAGATAATGGTAGTTTAACTGATAGCAGAGGAAGAAATATTAATTTCAAAAATACAATAATAATTATGACGACCAATATTGGTTCAAATTTAATAAATAAAGAAACTATAAATGACCAACAAATAAAAACAGAATTGCTAAAATTTTTCAAACCTGAATTTATCAATAGAATTGATGAAATAGTTGCATTTAACCAGTTATCTGAAGAAATTATTAAAGAAATTACAGAATTAGAACTTGAAAAACTACAAATAAGATTACAAAAACAATTAAATCTAAAAATAGATTTTACAAGTAATGTGGTTAATTTAGTATCATCACAAGCTTATAATTCTGAATATGGTGCAAGACCTATTAAAAGATACATACAAAATCAAATCGAAAACTTAATTGCATACGAAATAATGTCTAAAACTTTAGAAGAAGACCAATATATATTAATTGATGCAAATCAATATAAAGTTTTCTTGGAAGTAAAAAATAGTGAAATAAATTAA
- a CDS encoding F0F1 ATP synthase subunit A, which yields MDRLFGHSSLNDKSAWGNSEFSQNPLVSLVLLTIMITLMAIALFIVIKRSKTHIAPPKVVIVVEQYIMFIDDLTNTSSEGKLDKTAPYFFSLFTFLSFGNALSIFGLAPIANSLTFVFSVTAITWIGTIFVGIIFQRWRYIKEWLNPMDWIGKLSPILSLSFRMFGNVTGGTLLIILLEALLNYIWRAIFGFHGTEAMAQINIISILLLPWLSLYFDIFDSVLQAFVFVILSLSYWSLSAKVTQKEKSKEIVINKMKNIITN from the coding sequence ATGGATAGACTGTTTGGTCATTCTTCATTGAATGATAAATCTGCATGAGGAAATAGTGAATTTTCACAAAACCCATTGGTAAGTTTAGTTCTTTTAACAATTATGATTACTCTAATGGCAATTGCATTATTTATAGTTATTAAAAGATCTAAAACACATATAGCGCCACCAAAAGTGGTTATTGTTGTTGAGCAATACATAATGTTTATTGACGATTTAACAAATACCTCATCAGAAGGAAAATTAGATAAAACCGCTCCTTATTTCTTTAGCTTATTTACTTTTTTAAGTTTTGGAAATGCATTAAGTATTTTTGGTCTTGCACCAATTGCAAATAGTTTAACTTTTGTTTTTAGTGTAACAGCAATAACTTGAATTGGAACGATTTTTGTAGGAATAATATTTCAAAGATGACGTTATATTAAAGAATGATTAAATCCAATGGACTGAATTGGGAAATTGTCACCCATTTTAAGTTTGAGTTTCCGTATGTTTGGAAATGTTACGGGTGGAACTCTTTTAATCATTCTTTTAGAAGCTTTATTAAATTATATATGAAGGGCTATTTTTGGTTTTCACGGAACTGAAGCTATGGCTCAAATTAACATTATTTCTATCTTATTATTACCGTGATTAAGTTTATACTTTGATATTTTTGATAGTGTATTACAAGCTTTTGTTTTTGTAATATTATCATTAAGTTATTGATCACTTTCTGCAAAAGTAACACAAAAAGAAAAATCAAAAGAAATTGTAATAAATAAGATGAAAAATATCATTACTAATTAA
- the atpE gene encoding ATP synthase F0 subunit C, which yields MNTDIIVSAYNASNVTNQSTGLAYGLALVGAGLAMIGAGGAGIGQGITVGKTVEAIGRNPEVRSRLLTTMFIGLSVIETCAIYCLVISFLIIFV from the coding sequence ATGAATACAGATATTATTGTAAGTGCATATAATGCAAGTAATGTAACAAATCAATCAACAGGATTAGCTTATGGTCTTGCTCTTGTTGGTGCTGGTCTAGCAATGATTGGCGCTGGTGGAGCTGGGATTGGTCAAGGTATAACAGTAGGTAAAACTGTTGAAGCTATTGGAAGAAATCCCGAAGTAAGATCAAGGCTATTAACTACAATGTTTATTGGTCTTTCTGTTATCGAAACTTGTGCTATTTATTGTCTAGTTATTTCATTCTTAATTATTTTCGTTTAA
- the atpF gene encoding F0F1 ATP synthase subunit B: protein MNKIIIASEQSEGVTSELNKVFNNFAWQWPYFIFTIVSLLITVLVLTFLVYKPVKKMLNNRQNYIQQNIDDSVKAKEKALELQVKANEALVETYKKADQMIHDAKTDGEKIIDSATKTANKKAHGMIEQTNNSISKSWKEFEQQQKKIIVDNAVEIAKKIIGREIKDPENKKMIEQLLEEAK, encoded by the coding sequence ATGAATAAAATCATTATAGCAAGTGAACAAAGTGAAGGCGTTACTTCTGAATTAAATAAAGTTTTTAATAACTTTGCATGACAGTGACCTTACTTTATTTTCACAATTGTTTCTTTGTTAATAACAGTATTGGTTTTAACTTTTTTAGTTTATAAACCAGTTAAAAAAATGTTGAATAATAGACAAAATTACATTCAACAAAATATTGATGATTCAGTTAAAGCAAAAGAAAAAGCGCTTGAATTACAAGTGAAAGCAAACGAAGCTTTAGTTGAAACATATAAAAAAGCAGATCAAATGATTCACGATGCCAAAACAGATGGTGAAAAAATCATTGATTCTGCTACAAAAACAGCAAATAAAAAAGCACATGGAATGATTGAACAAACTAATAATTCCATTTCAAAAAGTTGAAAAGAATTTGAACAACAACAAAAGAAAATAATTGTTGATAATGCAGTTGAAATTGCAAAAAAAATCATTGGAAGAGAAATAAAAGATCCCGAAAACAAAAAAATGATTGAGCAATTATTAGAAGAGGCAAAATAA